Proteins co-encoded in one Cryptomeria japonica unplaced genomic scaffold, Sugi_1.0 HiC_scaffold_160, whole genome shotgun sequence genomic window:
- the LOC131067267 gene encoding uncharacterized protein LOC131067267: MPPSALSRLISQEIEYPMLFQLQNTITGCISHCGVLEFVAEEGIIYMPLWMIENMLLQPGDTVKLKHTTLPKGTSLKLQPHTKNLLDISNPKAFLEVSLRNFSCLTTGDNIKLDYNNTIYSINIVETKPESAISVFDADLEVDFAPPLDYKEPERLPLNPANICTTATSSRSTRETTTSTEHEEKSQCRFTAFTGVGRRLNGKPVSPKSPKVKSARSRSPSRAPIRKPGKLVFGDNTYQTHALARGNGKVVTQKSEKQSEEADKFRPFTGKRYSLKD; this comes from the coding sequence ATGCCTCCTTCTGCTCTTTCTCGTCTCATATCTCAAGAAATAGAGTATCCAATGCTTTTCCAGCTTCAGAATACCATCACAGGTTGCATCTCACACTGTGGAGTACTTGAATTCGTGGCTGAGGAGGGTATCATTTATATGCCACTTTGGATGATAGAAAATATGCTTCTACAACCAGGAGATACAGTCAAATTGAAGCATACCACTCTTCCAAAGGGGACGAGTTTGAAATTGCAGCCCCACACAAAGAATTTATTAGACATATCCAACCCAAAAGCTTTCTTGGAGGTTTCTCTGAGGAACTTCTCTTGTTTGACCACAGGGGATAACATTAAGTTAGATTACAACAACACCATATATTCTATAAATATAGTTGAAACAAAACCTGAATCTGCCATAAGTGTGTTTGACGCAGACTTGGAAGTAGACTTTGCTCCTCCTCTTGATTACAAAGAACCTGAAAGGCTGCCATTAAATCCTGCTAATATCTGCACTACTGCAACTAGTTCAAGATCAACAAGAGAAACTACTACATCTACAGAGCATGAAGAAAAATCTCAATGCAGATTTACTGCTTTCACTGGAGTTGGAAGGCGTCTGAATGGAAAACCTGTATCACCCAAGAGTCCCAAAGTTAAATCAGCAAGGTCAAGATCCCCTTCAAGAGCTCCAATACGTAAACCAGGTAAGCTTGTATTTGGTGATAACACCTATCAAACCCATGCACTTGCTAGGGGAAATGGAAAGGTGGTGACACAaaaaagtgaaaagcaaagtgAAGAAGCTGATAAGTTCCGACCTTTTACTGGCAAAAGGTATTCTTTAAAAGATTGA